GCACTGCCGCGCATACGCGGTGCGCGTGGTGTCAGGACCGTCCATGCCGTAGAGCTTCTTGGTCGCCTCGGTCTCGCTGGAGATGTCGCAAAGCTCCGGCACGGCGGATTGCATGCGCCAGGCGAGTTCGTAGTTCGAGATCGCGGCTTCGACGTGGATGTCGTGTTGCGTGGTGTTGGCGAAGCGGCGGTCCATCGCGCCGATGAAGTCGAGCTGGCGGCGCTGGCTGTCGCGAGGCTGCTGCGGGCGGATGTTCTCCACGGCCTCGGCTTCATCCGCCTTGATGATGCTGGCCTGATGCTGTGCGGGCAGGAATCCATTGCTGAACAATCCCACACCGCCATGCGGCACGCTGGCACCGCCGCTTTGCAGCACGACATAGCCAGGCAGATCGCGCGACTCGGTGCCGAGGCCGTAGCTCGTCCACGCTCCGGCGCTGGGATAACCGAGAAACGGAAAGCCGGTGTGCATGAAGAAATTGCCCTGAGCATGTTCGCTGAACTTCGCGGTCATGCTGCGGATCACGCAGATCTCATCGGCAAGTGTCGCCATGTGAGGAAACAGCTCGCTCACCGGCATGCCGCTCTGCCCGTGACGATGAAACACCCAGTGCGCGGGCTGCACGGTGCCGTTGTTGTTGAACTGCGTCTTCTTCACCTCGCCGGGCATCGGCTGGCCCGCGTATTTCTCCAGCAGCGGCTTCGGATCAAACGAGTCGAGGTGCGACACACCGCCGCTCATGTAGCAAAAAATCACGCTGCGTGCCTTCGGTGCGAAACGTTTCGCGCGATGCACCATCGGCGTCTCCGCCTGCATCAATCCCGCCAACGCCGCCATTCCAAAGCCCGTGGAGGCGCTGGAGAGAATCTGACGACGTGAGAGGTGTGAGTTCATCAGGCAAAGATGTCGCGCAGCACATTTCCATGCACATCGGTGAGCCGCAAATCACGTCCGCTAAAGCGATAAGTCAGTTGTTCATGATCCACGCCCATGAGATGCAGCACCGTGGCCCAGAGGTCATAGACGGTGCAGACGTTTTCGGTGGCGTTGTAGCCAAATTCGTCGGTGGAGCCATAGACGTGGCCGCCTTTGACGCCGCCACCGGCCATCCAGACGGTGAAGCCGTAGGGGTTGTGATCGCGGCCGTTGCTGCCTTGCGCGAAGGGCGTGCGGCCAAATTCACCGGCCCAGACGATGAGCGTGCTGTCGAGCAGGCCGCGTGAGCGAAGGTCTTTGATGAGCGCGGCGATGGGCTGGTCGATCTGGTTCGCCATCTTGCCGTGGCCTTCATTGAGTGAGCTGTGATGATCCCACGGATTGGCTCCGTTGCCGCCGCCGAGGTTGTAGGCCAGCGTGCTGAGCTCGATGAAACGCACGCCACGTTCGACGAGTCGCCGTGCGAGCAGGCACTGGCGGGCGTAGGCGGCTTTTTTCGGCTCGGGATCGTCGAGGCCGTAGAGTTTGCGAGTTGCTTCGGATTCACCCGAGATCTCGCACAGCTCGGGCACGGCGGATTGCATGCGCCAAGCCATCTCGTAGTTTGAAATGGCAGCCTCAACATGCATGTCGTGCTGCGTGGTGCTGACAAAACGGCGGTCCATCGCGCCGATAAAGTCGAGCTGTCTGCGCTGCATGTCCTGCGGCTGACGAGGTCGGATGTTGGCGACAGCTTCGGCTTCATCAGCTTTCACGACGCTGGCCTGATGCTGCGCGGGCAGGAATCCATTGCTGAACAGGCCCACGCCGCCATGCGGAGTCGCCGCGCCGCCGCTTTGCAGCACGACGTAGCCCGGCAGATCGCGTGACTCGGTACCGAGGCCGTAACTCGTCCACGCTCCCGCGCTGGGGAAGCCGAGGAAGGGAAAACCGGTGTGCATGAAGAAATTTCCCTGCGCATGCTCGCTGAACTTCGCCGTCATGCTGCGTATCATGCAAAGGTCATCCGCCACGCCGCCGATCTGCGGAAACATGTCGCTCACCTCAAGGCCCGACTGCCCGTAGCGCTTGAAGTCCCAGTGCGAGGGCTGGACGGTGCCGTTGTTGTTGAACTGCGTCTTCTTCACGTCCCCAGGCATCGGTTTGCCCGCGAACTTCTTGAGCATCGGCTTGTGATCGAACGAATCGACATGCGACACACCGCCGCTCATGTAGAGGAAGATGACCGAGCGTGCTTTGGGAGCGAAACGCTTGGCGCGATGCACGAGCGCAGCTTGCGACTCTTCCTGCATCAATCCGGCGAAAGCCGCCATGCCGAAGCCGGTGGAGGCGCGAGAGAGGAGTTGGCGGCGATTCATAGCATTCATTGCAGGTAGATAAACTCTTTGAGGTTGATGAGGCTCTGCGCGAGGCTCGTCCAAGCTTGCACCTTCGGATCATCGCCGCTGGTGCTGTTGCGAGCCGATTCGATGGATTGCGTGTGTTGGTCTCTTTGAGACTGTAAAATGGCGAGTTGCTGGCGCTGTGCGTCGGTGAGCGTGGCGAGGATGTCAGTCTCGGTGAGGGTGGTGAATTCGACGCGTGAGGTTTGGGCGATTTCATCGGCGGTGAGGGCGCGGTCGTAGAGACGAGCGCGGTAGATGCGGCCGCTGAGACCTTTGTTGCCAGCCGGGTTGCCGTGACGGCAGCCGAGGAGGATCTGGCTCTTGCCTGGCTCGAAGAGGAAGCCGGGAGCCTTGCGATAGCTGCGTCCGTAAGGCTTGCCATCGCGGTAGCCGGTGATGGTGCCATCGGCTTGATACACGACGGCGACATGCACGGGGCGTGTGGCGGCGTCGGTCTCGGGCGGGCCTTCGAAGAGTTCGCTGCGATTGAAATGATCGCTGCCTGCGACCCAATGCGCGGGTGTTTTTTCGCCGAAGACGAGCGAATCAAACACGCCGCCGTCACGCTCCTGCACCGTGATGACGCCTCCACCGCGCTGGGTGAGGTTGTCGAGCATGACCCAGGCTTCGAGAGTCTTGGTGCTGAGCTTTTTCGGCAGGGCACCGCTTTCGGCCATGGATTTGCCATCGAGAACCAACGCGCCGTTTTCGATGCGGGCAGAGCCGGTGAAGGTGAGCGAGAGCTTGCCCTTTGTGTCGTTCGAATTCTTATCGAAGGTCCATTCGGCGAGGGGAGATGGGGCGGATAGGATGGATGGGGCTGATGGCTGGCCGACGAGGAGTTTGTTGCGCGCAGGATCGAGAATCGCGGCGATTTGACCATTCAAAGTGGAGAGCTGCTTTTCTTGTTCGGCGAGTTTTTGTGCCTGCTCGGTGCTTTCGGTCTGAAGCGTGATCAAATAGGCGAGGCTTTGCTTCACCTCGGTGTCGGTGGCTTCGCGGGAGAAGGCTTCGCGGAACATCTGGCGGATGCGGAGGTCGTCGGGGCGGTCTTTTTCATCGTTGATCGTGCGCAACGCCCAACCGCGTGACCAGTCGATGACACGCGTGTCATTGAGCAGCGCGAGCGATTGAGCGGGGACGTTGGTGATGTCACGCTTGCCGCGCGTGGCGAAGGGTACGGGCGAGTCGAAGGTGGTGAGGAAGGGGTTCAGGGAATTGCGGATGACTTTGATGTAGATGCTGCGTCGTGGATCGCCCGCGTCGGCGGACTCGCCGAAGGGAGTGGGATCAAATTTGCCGGAAAGCGTGACGATGGAGTCGCGGATGGCCTCGGCCTCCAGACGGCGGATGCTCCAATGGGCGAGCAGCTTGTTTTCCGGGTCCTTGGCATTGCTGCCTGCGGCGCGTTGGAAGGTCTTGGAGAGCAGGATGTCACGCAGCAGGCTCTTGATGCTGCCACCGGAGGCGATGAAGCGTTGAGCGAGGAAGTCGAGCAACTCGGGATGCGTCGGCAGGTCACCGAGCTTGCCGAAATTATCAACGCTGGCGACGATGCCGCGACCGAAGACATGATGCCACACGCGATTGACGATGACACGGGCGGTGAGCGGATTGTTTTGCATGTCCGCCATGTGCTCGGCGAGTTCGAGGCGGCCGCTGGATTTTGTGTTGAAGGGCGTGGGATCGAGGGCATCGAGAAAACGGCGCGGGACGAGTTCAGCAGGCTGTTTGTGCTCGCCGCGGACAAAGAGCGGCGCGTCTTTGGCATCGGCCTCGATGATGCCGGGAACGCGCGTGGGCATCGGTAGCGTCGATTCGAGATCGCGATAGCGTTTCACAAGCGCGGCAGCCTCGGGCATGTCGGCGAGATTATTCGCCAGTTTTCCGGTTTGCAGGAGCTGGTCGAGCGCCTCCGCGTGCTCGTCGTTGAGCGTGCCGCTTTGCCAAGCACGAATCGTCTCAGGCACGGAGAAGACCAGGCGCTCCTCGGTGGAGGGCGGCGGATTTTTGTCCTTGGTGATGGCCACATCCGTGAGGCCAAACCACGAGCGCGAGTCCTTACTATACTCCGCTGGCATGTCGGCGGAGGTCGTCACCTGGATGAATATCTCGTCTCCCTTCCAGAATTCGAGGTCGAGCGAGCGCCAGCCGAGCTTTTCCTCTTTGGCTTCCTTGAGTTCGACAGCTTTGTGGATGGTGCCGGTGCGAGGGTAATTTTGCACCACATACTTCGCCTTCACGCCACCATTGCCTGCTAACCGAAACCACAGCGTGCCGCCCTCGCACTTGAAGCGGTTGGAGAAAAGCACGACGCGTTCCTTCGTGCTGAGCACATCACTGAAATAGCCGGAAGGGTGAATCCGTGATAGCAGGCGGTCGCCTTCCAGCGCCACGGAGAATTCGCCCGCTTTCGTGAGGGAAACACCGCTGGCAGTCCACTGATAAGCCGAGAGACCAGGACGTTTGGGATCAAAGCGATCCGCTGAGTTGCCCTTCGCTGACTTGAGCCAATGCGCGGCCACCGCGTCTTTGATCTGCTGCTTGAGCTTCGCCAGTTCTTCACGCGCCGCTTTGCCTGTGCCGGGAGCATTCACGTCAATGACGGCTGGATGCGTGCTCGTGAAGATGCCGTAGAGAGCGTAGAAGTCGGCCTGCGAAATGGCGTCGAATTTGTGATTGTGGCAGCGGGCGCAGCTCACGGTGAGGGCCTGGAAGGCCTTGGTGACGGTGTCGATCTGGTTGTCGGTGAAGGTGACCATTTCATCGAGCGAATCGACCGGCGAGAAGCCATGCAACACCATGCGAAGCTGCGCGATGCCGATGGCGCTTTCGTTGATGCCGTTTTGGAGGCGCGGTTTTGGTAGTAAATCACCAGCGATGGCTTCTTTGACGAGTTGCGGATAAGGAACGTCGTCGTTGAAGGCACGGATGAGGTAGTCGCGGTAACGCCACGCATACGGGATGGCGGGGTCGCCTTCGGATCCGTAGCTTTCGGCATAGCGCACCCAGTCCATGAAGTGGCGTGCCCATTTTTCGCCGAAGGCGGGGCTGGTGAGCAATTGATCGACAGTTTGATCACCACTCGGCGGAAGCCCGGTGAGGACATAGCTCGTGCGGCGGCGAAGTGTCTGCGCATCGGCTTGCGGTGCGGCGGGAATGCCTTGTTTGGCGAGTTCAGCGTCGATGTAGTCGTCGATGGTCTTGTTCGCGGGCTGCTTCGAGATCGGCAGGAAGGCCCACCAGTCCTTGCGGCGTTCGAGGATGGCTTTCCAATCGGTTTCTTTGGCGACTTGCTCTTTTGAAGGCGCAGCGTCGCGTGGATCAGCGGCACCGTCACGAATCCAGCGTTCGAAGTCGGCGATGACTTTGTCGTCAAGCTTGGCTCCGGCTTTGGGCATCTTGAGATCTTCGTGCTCGTGCTTGATGGTTTGAATCAACAAGGATGCAGCGGGATCGCCGGGTTTGATGGCATCGCCGGACTCGCCGCCGGATTGCCAACCAGCGCGGGAGTCGAGCACGAGGCCGCCTTTCTTCTTCGTGGCGGCGCTGTGGCACTCGTAGCACTCCTGCGCGAGGATGGGGCGGATCTTCGACTCGAAGAACTCGATTTGAGCTGGCGTGGCGGCAGTGGATTGGCCGCAAAAAGCCGCAAAAAGGATCAAAAAGGAACACTGTTTCATGCCAGGAGCCTCCGGGTGATGTTTTCAGCGGCTTCGATGCACATACGACCGGCTTTTTCGAA
The Prosthecobacter sp. genome window above contains:
- a CDS encoding DUF1501 domain-containing protein; protein product: MNRRQLLSRASTGFGMAAFAGLMQEESQAALVHRAKRFAPKARSVIFLYMSGGVSHVDSFDHKPMLKKFAGKPMPGDVKKTQFNNNGTVQPSHWDFKRYGQSGLEVSDMFPQIGGVADDLCMIRSMTAKFSEHAQGNFFMHTGFPFLGFPSAGAWTSYGLGTESRDLPGYVVLQSGGAATPHGGVGLFSNGFLPAQHQASVVKADEAEAVANIRPRQPQDMQRRQLDFIGAMDRRFVSTTQHDMHVEAAISNYEMAWRMQSAVPELCEISGESEATRKLYGLDDPEPKKAAYARQCLLARRLVERGVRFIELSTLAYNLGGGNGANPWDHHSSLNEGHGKMANQIDQPIAALIKDLRSRGLLDSTLIVWAGEFGRTPFAQGSNGRDHNPYGFTVWMAGGGVKGGHVYGSTDEFGYNATENVCTVYDLWATVLHLMGVDHEQLTYRFSGRDLRLTDVHGNVLRDIFA
- a CDS encoding DUF1553 domain-containing protein, which produces MKQCSFLILFAAFCGQSTAATPAQIEFFESKIRPILAQECYECHSAATKKKGGLVLDSRAGWQSGGESGDAIKPGDPAASLLIQTIKHEHEDLKMPKAGAKLDDKVIADFERWIRDGAADPRDAAPSKEQVAKETDWKAILERRKDWWAFLPISKQPANKTIDDYIDAELAKQGIPAAPQADAQTLRRRTSYVLTGLPPSGDQTVDQLLTSPAFGEKWARHFMDWVRYAESYGSEGDPAIPYAWRYRDYLIRAFNDDVPYPQLVKEAIAGDLLPKPRLQNGINESAIGIAQLRMVLHGFSPVDSLDEMVTFTDNQIDTVTKAFQALTVSCARCHNHKFDAISQADFYALYGIFTSTHPAVIDVNAPGTGKAAREELAKLKQQIKDAVAAHWLKSAKGNSADRFDPKRPGLSAYQWTASGVSLTKAGEFSVALEGDRLLSRIHPSGYFSDVLSTKERVVLFSNRFKCEGGTLWFRLAGNGGVKAKYVVQNYPRTGTIHKAVELKEAKEEKLGWRSLDLEFWKGDEIFIQVTTSADMPAEYSKDSRSWFGLTDVAITKDKNPPPSTEERLVFSVPETIRAWQSGTLNDEHAEALDQLLQTGKLANNLADMPEAAALVKRYRDLESTLPMPTRVPGIIEADAKDAPLFVRGEHKQPAELVPRRFLDALDPTPFNTKSSGRLELAEHMADMQNNPLTARVIVNRVWHHVFGRGIVASVDNFGKLGDLPTHPELLDFLAQRFIASGGSIKSLLRDILLSKTFQRAAGSNAKDPENKLLAHWSIRRLEAEAIRDSIVTLSGKFDPTPFGESADAGDPRRSIYIKVIRNSLNPFLTTFDSPVPFATRGKRDITNVPAQSLALLNDTRVIDWSRGWALRTINDEKDRPDDLRIRQMFREAFSREATDTEVKQSLAYLITLQTESTEQAQKLAEQEKQLSTLNGQIAAILDPARNKLLVGQPSAPSILSAPSPLAEWTFDKNSNDTKGKLSLTFTGSARIENGALVLDGKSMAESGALPKKLSTKTLEAWVMLDNLTQRGGGVITVQERDGGVFDSLVFGEKTPAHWVAGSDHFNRSELFEGPPETDAATRPVHVAVVYQADGTITGYRDGKPYGRSYRKAPGFLFEPGKSQILLGCRHGNPAGNKGLSGRIYRARLYDRALTADEIAQTSRVEFTTLTETDILATLTDAQRQQLAILQSQRDQHTQSIESARNSTSGDDPKVQAWTSLAQSLINLKEFIYLQ
- a CDS encoding DUF1501 domain-containing protein; protein product: MNSHLSRRQILSSASTGFGMAALAGLMQAETPMVHRAKRFAPKARSVIFCYMSGGVSHLDSFDPKPLLEKYAGQPMPGEVKKTQFNNNGTVQPAHWVFHRHGQSGMPVSELFPHMATLADEICVIRSMTAKFSEHAQGNFFMHTGFPFLGYPSAGAWTSYGLGTESRDLPGYVVLQSGGASVPHGGVGLFSNGFLPAQHQASIIKADEAEAVENIRPQQPRDSQRRQLDFIGAMDRRFANTTQHDIHVEAAISNYELAWRMQSAVPELCDISSETEATKKLYGMDGPDTTRTAYARQCLLARRLVERGVRFVELSCLPQKLGAGQAPNPWDQHGQIKKGHGNMAYQVDQPIAALVKDLKSRGLLDSTLVVWAGEFGRTPFAQGTDGRDHNPYGFTIWMAGGGIKPGHIYGATDDFGYHAIENACTVYDMWATVLHLMGIDHEQLTYRFSGRDLRLTDVHGNVLRDVIA